ATATCTCAAGAAAAATCTAGCAAGATAGGAACTACAGAACTCAACATGTGATATCTTTGGGTTTGTAGCACTAAAAGCTCTGACTCTGGAATCACCCAATAGCATGCAAAATTTTCCAGAGTTATCCTATGTGTCAGCCCCTTATGAGCAGATTAAAAATCATTAGCATACCaacctgtttattttttttcccctccagagaaAAGGGACATAAGGTTTTAAGTCCACAGTAACGTCAGAGACTATATAATTCCTCATCCTCTCTTTTCAGCCTAACTTTACCATCTCCCCTGTGAATGTGACTGCTCGTGTGTCCTCCAGACTGGCAGAGACGTGGGACAAAGGAGGAGAAAACACTTCATGGACGAACGTTTTGCCCCCCGACCCTTCTCACCGGAGGCGGCTCTCTGAGTTGCGAGAGATGGCTTCGGCCGACAGCGAGGTGAAAACCCTCCTGAATTTTGTCAACTTGGCCTCCAGCGACATCAAAGCCGCCCTGGACAAGTCGGCTCCCTGCCGCCGCTCCGTCGACCACAGAAAGTACCTTCAGAAGCAGCTCAAGCGCTTCTCCCAGAAATATTCCCGCCTGCCTCGGTGCCACCATCACCACATGCAGCCccaaccgccgccgccgccgccgcctgtcAGGGAGCGAAAGGCGGCTGAGGCGAGAACGCGAGGCCTGGCCGCCGCCGACGGCGCAGAGGTTTCTGCAGGCCGAAATGGCAGCGCCTCCGCCACGCCCCGAGGCGACAAGGCCGCCGAGCCCGTGGGCGAAGCTCACCCTCGCCAGCCCCAGAGCGCCGCCGAGGCGACCCCCAGGCCCGACCAAGTGCCCATGAGGAAAAGGCAGTTGCCCGCCTCTTTTTGGGAAGAGCCGAGGACAGCTACGGGCCCTCTGAGCGTCAACGGAGTCCTTTTCCCAACGAACGcgtcgtcgccgccgccgccgccgcccctcaaGGACTCGCCTCTTTATGAGCGAAAGAAGAGTAAAAAAGGCGCCGACAGCGACGGGACGGGTTCCTCGGCCGAGAGTCCCCAGAACGAGCCGGACAGAGGGGCCGTTAAGGTCCTGAGCGCCTGGAGCTGCTGTCCATTTCAGTACCACAGACCCCAAGCCTCCCCCGGGGCCTACCCTCCGCCTCTCGCGGCCGCCCTGCCCCCAGCCGCCCCCTACTCGACCCTGGGGCTTTGGAGGAAAAACGTGGCCTGCCCAACGGAAGGAGAGGCCTTCTGCAAGCCCGACGGCAGCGGGGCAGGGCAGAAAGTGCACCGGCCTGTGGTATGGAAACCTATCCCTACAAAGCCTGCCGCGCCACCTCCCATCTTCAGCGTGTTTGGGTACATTTAGGCCGGTGAGCCTTCCTCTGATTTGCAGTGGCAGGGTATCTCACTCAGCCTTGGTTGGACCACCCCGAGATCCACCTTGAGGCCATCTCCGCGAGAAGGGAAGGCACGCAGGCGAAGGCTGTAGTGAGGCAGTTAAAACTTTCCAGTTCTGAGGCATGAAAGAATAACTGGCCGGGTTCTGCTGCCCAGGATGTGGGATCTTGGTTGTTCCTGAAGTCacacaaagaaatgaaaatgtgagGCAGGAGCCCCTTTTTTAATCGGCACCATTCAGTTCTCCATTGAGCTCTGAAGCACACTGGGGGACTTTGGACCAATGATCCTCTCATATAGCCTTACCTATTCTACAGGGTTGTGGAGAAGGTGCATGAGTGGAGTATAGAGTAGTTTGAACTATGAACCATGAGTTCCTTGAAGGAAGGGgagaatgaaaaggaaaatgatGAAATGGATAACCATAAAAATCATCCATCCTGGGTGTACAACTTGTCTGCTTGGGTTGGCCGAGAAAGCATCATGAATGATGAGTGTGAAGTTACACAGACAAGGCTTCTCTTTGCCTTCACAGTTGTAGAAAGAATTTGTATAGAAGTGTAAGGCACACTTTAGTAAGAACTCATTGTTTCTGTTGTGTAAGAatgtgaaaaaaaacaaaaacaaaaataataaacttTGTTTTCTTATAAACCTCCACTGTTGAAATGTTTTCCATTGGAAAAGTGTCTTCTGGAGAGATTTACATCTTCTGCATACATGCAGGAATTGCTGCTGAACCTGTGTATCTATGAATTGTGAACAGGGCAAATGAATCTGTGATCCATCTGCCCTGTTAGCAGCATTGCCCTTGGTGATTCTGTGAATTTGTTGCTTAGAAGCAAGTAGTCAAGTGTTCTCTCTAGGTGAATGTTACAGTAGTACAAAAGACAGTGGAACTTACTTGACACACATTTTAGGGTGGTAATTTTTCCAGCAGGCAGTGTTTCAAAAGTAGCAGGTGTAAAAAAAGATCTCTGTTTGCAGAGACCCTAGAGAGCTGGTACTTGTCAGAGATGAGGATACTGGACCGCATAATCAATAACATTGCTTCGTGTAACTAACCTTTATGGAGGAAGAACAGGGAAGTAACATGCATGACTCATATAATGCTCCTGAGATAAAGAAATGCATGCCTTTATAAAGTATCGTGCAGATATAACTGTGGAGTGATTTTTCCTATCACTTAGTCAAATTGGTTTTGCATATACTACATTTGAGTAACCAGTAAAATAAATTAGCAAATTACATTGGGATGCATATATTATGGATATGGTT
The Pogona vitticeps strain Pit_001003342236 chromosome 1, PviZW2.1, whole genome shotgun sequence genome window above contains:
- the FAM181A gene encoding protein FAM181A yields the protein MASADSEVKTLLNFVNLASSDIKAALDKSAPCRRSVDHRKYLQKQLKRFSQKYSRLPRCHHHHMQPQPPPPPPPVRERKAAEARTRGLAAADGAEVSAGRNGSASATPRGDKAAEPVGEAHPRQPQSAAEATPRPDQVPMRKRQLPASFWEEPRTATGPLSVNGVLFPTNASSPPPPPPLKDSPLYERKKSKKGADSDGTGSSAESPQNEPDRGAVKVLSAWSCCPFQYHRPQASPGAYPPPLAAALPPAAPYSTLGLWRKNVACPTEGEAFCKPDGSGAGQKVHRPVVWKPIPTKPAAPPPIFSVFGYI